Below is a window of Streptomyces genisteinicus DNA.
CAACGCGCACATCCACGCGATCCCCTTCGAGAACCTCGACCCGCTGCGGGGTTCGGTGCCCTCGCTCGCTCCGTCCGACGTCGTCGCCAAGCTGGTCGACAGCCCGCGCGGCGGGTACTGCTACGAGCACAACACACTGCTGTCCCTGGCACTGCGGGCGCTCGGTTTCCGGGTCACGCCCCTGATGGCCCGGGTGGTCCTCGGCGCCGCGGCGCCCGAGAGCCGGCCCCGCACCCATATGACGCTCCTGGTGGAGGTGGCCGGCGAGGAGCACCCCTGGCTCGCGGACGCGGGCTTCGGAGCGGCGGGGAGCCTGCTGGAGGCCGTGCCCCTGGTCACCGGCGCCGAGTTCCGGTCCGGGCCGCGCACGCACCGGTTCGTCCACGCGCCGCACGACGGCCCGCTCGCCCTGTGGGTGCTCCAGGCGAGGACGGGCACCGGGGACGCGGCGGAGTGGGCGGACCAGTACGCGTTCACCGTCGAGCCGTTCGCCGCACCGGACTTCGAGGTCGCCAACTGGCACGTGGCCACCAACCCGCGCTCGCCGTTCAGTCGGCGGCTCCACGCGCAGTGCACCCGCCCCGGCGTGCACCGTGCCCTGGACGACCGCCGGTACACCGAGACCCGGGCCGACGGCGGTGTCACCGAGCGGCTGATCGGGACCGAGGAGGAGGCGCGGGCCCTGTTGGCGGAGGAGTTCGGCATCGTCGCGCCCGAGGACATGAAGCTGCTGTCGTAGCGGGTCGGCTCCGGCTTCGTATAGGGGCCGCGGGGGCCGCGCCGTCAGATGCCGTGCTTCTTGAGGATCGCCTCGATGTCGCTGAAGTCGTCCGCCCCGGTGTCGGCCGCCTTCCGGGACCGGGGCGCGGCGGCGTTGCCGGCCGCGCCCAGGGAGGGCGCCGACGCCGCGGGGGCCACCGCGTCACCGCCCCGTGCGGCGGCGGCCTTGCGCTCCCGGCGGGTGCCGCCGGAGCGGCGTTCCACGATCCGGGTGGTCATGAAGAGCAGCCACGCGCCGCCGAGCAGGCCGAAGCCGACCCAGGCGGACGGGCTGAACGCGGTGCCGACGGCCCACTCGACCGCGCCGGTCAGCACCAGGCCGACGGGCACCAGCGAGTAGGCGGCGATCCGGGTCGCGGCGAGGAAGCGCCGGCGGTACGCCGTGATCGCGGCGATGCCCAGGCCCGCCGCGGACACCGCGGAACAAATGGTCTCGGCAAGCATCCGGTCCTCCAGGCTCGGCGGGCACGAGGTGTGGCGTTCTCCTCCATCCTGCACCGTCATCGTGCGCGGATGCCACGGAGCGGGCGATCTCAGGGGTATCTCCGGGATCGCTCTCCTCCTCAGGTCCCCGTCGCGGGCCCCCCGTCCCGGCTGGAAGACTGGCCGCATGAACGACTCCTCCCCCCGCCCGGTCGTCGTCGACGTCTGGTGCGAGCTCCAGTGCCCCGACTGCCGCACCGCCCTCGACGACGTGCGCGCCCTGCGCGAGCGGTACGGCGACCGCCTGGATCTGCGGCTGCGGCACTTCCCGCTCGAGAAGCACAAGCACGCCTTCGCCGCGGCCCAGGCCGCCGAGGAGGCCGCCGGGCAGGGCAGGGGCTGGGAGTACACGGAAGCGGTCCTCGCCCGTGTCGAGGACCTGGCGGCGCGAGGTGAGCAGGTCCTCGTGGAGACCGCGGGGGAACTGGGGCTGGACGCGGAGGAGTTCGACACCGCGCTGATCGACGGGCGGCACATCCTGGCCGTCGACGCCGACCAGGCCGAGGGCAAGGCGATCGGCGTGACCGGCACGCCGACGTACGTCGTCGACGGGCAGCGGCTGGACGGCGGCAAGAGCCAGGAAGGGCTGCGCGGCCGGATCGAGGAGATCGTCGACCGGCTGCTGGCGGACCCGAGCTGAGTCCCGGCGGTCCCGGCGGCTCGGGACGGCCGAAGCCTCCGGGACCGCCGGGAGGCGCGGCTCAGAGCAGGCGCTTGGCGACGTTGCGGAACGTGGTGCGGTAGCCGAGGGACTCGTAGAGGCCCAGGGCCGTGGTGTTGCCGGCGAAGACGTGGAGGCCGATCAGCGGCAGGCCGTCGGCGTGGGCGATCCGCTCGGCGTGCTGCATCAGGGCCCGGCCGTGCCCCTGGCCGCGGTGCGGCTCGGCCACCTCGACGTCGAAGACGTACGCGCCCTGCTCGCCGGGGCGGACCTCGTGCCGCGCCACCCACACGTGACCGACCGGGGTGCCGCCGGCGAGCAGTACGTGGATCCGGACCCCCTCGGTGGCGGCGCCGTCGGGGAGCAGCCGCTCGTGGACCTCCTCCGAGCGCAGGACCGCCTCGTCCTCGGGCACCCCGCGGTCGATCCAGTCCTGCGCGAAGTGCCGCACCGCGTGGACGCGCCACGCGGTGAACTCGGCGTCGTCCATGGGGCGCGCCACGACGCCCGGAGGGGGCGGCGGGGGCTCGGCCGTCTCCTTGAGCATGTTGCGGCCCCGCTCGGTGTAGCCGAGTGCCGCGGCCCACCCCAGTACACGGTCGGCGCCGTCCGGGACCGCCGCGCGGACCTCGGTGCAGCCCCAGTCGCGGAGCACCTCCTCGGCCGCGAGCGCGGCGACCGTGCCGCGGCCGCGGCCGCGGTCCGGCTCGTCGACGCCGAGCGACCGGATGTGGCCGGCGGGGCGGCCGCCCGCGAGAGAGGACTCCAGTTCCACGGCGCCCACCCGCCGCCCGTTGACGCAGACGTCGAAGGTGCGGGCGCGGGCGCCCTGCCCGTCCCGCCGGATCGGCCCGGTCGGCCGCAGAGTAGTGGTCATCGAGGACTTTCTACCTGCCGGGCGGCCGTACGACACCGGTTTTCCGGCAGCGGTTGCGGGCGTTCCGGAGCCTGGCGCCCCGGGCACCGCTCCGTCCGTTCCCGGACGGGCTGCGCGGGGGCCGCCGTCACGGGGCCGGCCCCGGCCAGTCGGGTGTCGACGGCACGGGGTTGTCCCGGCGGCGGGCAGGTGGTGCCGGGGCCGGCCCCGGGCCGGATGCCTAGCGGGGGTCGGCGTCGGCCGCGGCGCGCTCCGCGAAGACGCGCATGGCCTTCGCGGTGACGGGACCCGGCTCCGCGGGGAGCGGGCGGCCGTCCACGCGTACGACGGCCTGGACGTCGCGGAGGGTCGAGGTCAGGAAGACCTCCTCGGCGCGCTCCAGGGCGTCCATCGGCAGGTCGGTCTCCTTGGCGCCGGTCCATTCGACGGTGAGGGCGCGGGTGATGCCGGCGAGGCAGCCGGACGAGACCGGAGGGGTGTGGAGTTCGCCGTCGAGGACGACGAACACGTTCGACCCGGTGCCCTCGCACAGCCTGCCGACGGTGTTGGCGAACAGCGCCTCCGACGCCCCGTGGTCGTGGGCCCGTGCGAGGGCGACGACGTTCTCCGCGTACGAGGTGGTCTTGAGTCCGGCGAGGGCGCCGCGTTCGTTGCGGGTCCAGGGGACGGTGATCACCGCCGTGGTGTCGGGGCGGCGGGAGGTCTCCCCCAGGGCGACGACCAGGGTGGGCCCGTCGGTGCCCCGGTCGGAGCCGAGCGGTGAGAGGCCGCCGGTGTACGTGATCCGCAGGCGGCCGAGCGCCATCGGGTTGGCCGCGAGCACGGCGGCCGAGGCGCGCCGGATCTCGTCGTGGTCCGGTGCCGGCAGGCCGAGACCCGCGGCGGAGCGGCTGAGCCTGTCCAGGTGCCGGGTGAGCGCGAACGGCTGCCCGTGGGCGGCCTTCACCGTCTCGAAGATGCCGTCGCCCACGGTGATCCCGTGGTCGAGCACCGACACCCGGGCCTCCTCGGCGTCCTTGAGCCCGCCGTTGACCCACAGCTTCATCCCGCAGTCCTTCCGCTCGCCTCGTACGCGCCCGACGCTACCGCGAGCAGGCGGGCCGCCTTCAGTTCGGTCTCGGCCCACTCGCGTTCGGGGTCCGAGCCCCAGGTGATGCCGGCGCCGGTGCCGAAGCGCAGCAGCGGGCCCCCGGTCGCCGCGCGGTCGATCCAGAAGGTGCGTATGCCGACGGCGAGCTCACCGGTGCCGCAGTCGGCGTCGACCCAGCCGATGCCTCCGCAGTACGGGCCGCGCGGGGAGGTCTCCAGGGCGTCGATGATCCGCAGGGCGCTGGACTTGGGGGCTCCGGTGACCGAGCCGGGCGGGAAGGCGGCCGCCAGCAGCTGGGACCATCCGGCGCCGGGGGCGAGTTCGCCGCGGACGGTGGAGACGAGGTGCACGAGTCCCGGGTGCGGTTCGACGTCGCAGAGGGAGGGCACGGTCACGGTGCCGGTGGCGCAGACCCGGCCGAGGTCGTTGCGGACCAGGTCCACGATCATCACGTTCTCCGCGTGGTCCTTCTCCAGCAGGTCGGCGGCGGTGCGGCCGGTGCCCTTGATGGGGCCGGACTCCACGGCGGCGCCGTCGCGGCGCAGGAAGAGCTCCGGCGAGGCGGTGGCGATCTCGACGCCGTGCGCGGGGAGCCGGATCGTTCCTGCGTAGGGCGCCGGGTTGCCCCGGGCCAGCAGCGCGGTCAGCTCGTCCACGTCGTGCTCCCCGGGGCCGGTCAGCGGGGCGCTCAGGACCCGGCAGAGATTGGCCTGGTAGACCTCGCCCGCGGCGATGTGCTCGCGGATCCGGCGCACACCGGCGGTGTAGGCGGCGCGGTCGAGCGAGCTCGTCCACTCCTCGGCGGCGGGGCCGCGCCAGCGGCCCGGGACGGGCGCGGGCACCGCCTCGGTGCGCACGTCGCCGAAGCGCGCGCAGGTCAGCCGCCCCTCGAAGTCCGCGGAGACGGCCCAGAAGCCGGCGGAGTCGAGGGCGGCGGGGTCGCTGGTGACATCCCGGAGATCGGTGGCGACGAGGGAGCCGAACCGGGCCAGAGGAGCGAGGTCGTGCACGTCTGCGAGTGTAGGACCGGGACCGGCCGGCCGCGGCGATGCGGCAGGTGAGCTGCCACGACGGGCCCACACCTCAGCACGCTGCACAAACGCGTTTTTGTACTGGCCGAGGAATCCGCTAGAGTTCAACACGTCGCCGGGACGCGCAAGCGGAACGGAAACGACAGGCGGACGTGGCTCAGTTGGTAGAGCATCACCTTGCCAAGGTGAGGGTCGCGAGTTCGAATCTCGTCGTCCGCTCGAGAATCGGGGGATCTTCCCGACCCCCGCACTCCGGGTGGAGTGGCCGAGAGGCGAGGCAACGGCCTGCAAAGCCGTCTACACGGGTTCAAATCCCGTCTCCACCTCCAAGGACGATTAGCTCAGCGGGAGAGCGCTTCCCTGACACGGAAGAGGTCACTGGTTCAATCCCAGTATCGTCCACTGGTCCGCAAGGATCCCCGCGCGATTAGCTCAGCGGGAGAGCGCTTCCCTGACACGGAAGAGGTCACTGGTTCAATCCCAGTATCGCGCACGCAGTACGCGGTATCCGCAGGTCTGACCTGCGCGATTAGCTCAGCGGGAGAGCGCTTCCCTGACACGGAAGAGGTCACTGGTTCAATCCCAGTATCGCGCACCACCTCGAAGCCCCCGGCCCATCGGCCGGGGGCTTCGTCGTGCACGCGAGGGACGTCAGGAGGAGAACAGCATCCGGCCGAAGCCCCGCTGGTGGTGTCCGTGGCTCCCGTGGTGGCCGTGGTGTCCGCCGTGGTGCTGGGCGCCCCAGGCGGGCGCCGCCGGGGCGGGGGCCGCGGGGTAGGCCTGCGGGGGCGGCGCCTGCTGTGCCCACTGCGACTCCAGGCGGGTCAGCGACTCCAGCTCCCCGTAGTCGAGGAATATGCCCCGGCAGCCGCTGCACTGCTCGATCTGGACACCGTTGCGGTTGTACGTGTGCATCGCCGCGTGGCACTTCGGACACTGCATCTCAGCTCAGCCTCTCGCCGTGGGTTCGACCGTCGCCGGATGCATGCCCGGCGGCCCGCTCCTCACCCTACGACGGGACATCGCGCTCCAACTCGGGTGAGAGTGTCCCGATTCGGGTACAGGCGTCGATCACCGCCTGTTCCACGTCGTCCGGTTGGCGCCCCTCGGCCGCCGACTTCGCCAGCGCGAGGGCCGCGGTCTGCACCGTCAGCGCCCGTGCGGGGACCTCGAGTTGGGGCCAGGGGTCGTCGGTGTCCGGTACGGCGGGCCCGCCGGCGGCCGCGTACGCGCCCAGGAAGCGCCGCCAGATCGCCGGCGGCAGGATGCCCGCGGCGAACCAGGCGGCAGGGCGGGCGAGGTCCCAGGCCGGGTCCCCCAGGCCGAGGTCGTCCACGTCGATCAGCAGCCAGGGACCGCCGGGGACGGGATGGCGCACGAGCTGCCCGAGATGCAGGTCGCCGTGGCACAGGATCCGGTGGCGGCGGGCGTCGGCCTCGCCCCGGGCCCAGCCGGGCAGCCCCCGCCAGGCGCGGCGCACCCCCGCGGCCGCCGGATGGCCGGGGACCGAACCCTCCATCCTGGCCACCGCCGCCGCGGCCTTCAGCGGTCCGCGCATCGGCGGCAGCGGGCCGGGCAGGACGCGGGCGTCGACGCGGTGCAGGCGGGCCAGGAGGACGGCGGTCTGCTCCCAGGGGGCGGCGTCGGGATCGCGCGGGTCGACCGGCAGCCCGTACGGCCAGGCGCTGAACGGCCGGCTCCCGGCGGTCGCGGCCGCCGGGAGAGGCAGCGGCGGCAGCAGGACCCCGTCGAGGGCGGGGTGGGCGGCGACGGCGATGCGCACCGCGTGGGCGCCGGGGTCCGTGCCGGTGGCGTGGGCCTTGGCGACCGCGTCGCCGTGTCGTACGACGGTGCCGTCGGGACGGTCGGCGAGGGTCACCGCGCCCTGGCCGCAGGCGGGACAGTTCGGCCGGGAGGAGTGGGCGGCGGCCTCGGCCACCTCCGTGAGGTGCCGTACGAGGGGGGCGGTCACCAGGGGAGCCTATCCGCGCCGGGGCGGCGTCCGCGGCTCGTGGGCCCGGCCCTGCTCCGAACGCGCGATGGCCGGTCAGCTCCCCAGCTGACCGGCCAAACGCTGCCGTCCGCCGCACCCCCGTCCCCACGGGGCTGTTGGCCGGATGTCCCCGACCCGGACCGCTCTTCCGGGTCCGGGGCGCCTCTCAGCGCCCCAGCATCACGCCTACGGACGACGCCTGTGCGACCACCGCGTCCCAGCCGCCGAAGACGACCACCAGCAGTGCCGCGAGGGGAAGGACCATGGCCGTGGCCACCAGCGGGTGCCGGGTGCCTGACGGGCGGACGCCGAAACCGGCATATGCCTTGCGCGATGCGGTGTCCGCCATGGTCCCTCTCCTGTCGTGACTGGCAGCGGCGAGTGTCCGACCTCGGGGGACGAGTACCGCACCCGCCGCTTGACCTCAACACTAGGGAGCCGGGGAGCCCCGGACGTCATGCCCGCGTACCGACTTCCGAGCCTCCCGGAGGATGAGCCCCGGGCCCCCGCGTACTCCCCTGGGTGGAGACGCGGCCGCCGGGGCCCCGGGTCATCCCTGAGGACGCGCGTGCTCGGAGTCGTCCTCCCGGTCGACCGGCTGCTCCACGAGGGCCAGGACACGGGTCGCCATGAAGCGCGCCGTGCGGACGACCGAGCCCGACCTCGTGACTTCGCTCACTTCGACCACCCCGCGCCGGACCGCCGTCTCCACCCTCCGGCCCGCCCGGCTTGCCACCACTTCGTACGTGCGCGTCGTGTCGCCCGCGTCGACCACTATCTCCACACGGTCACCCTTCACCGATCCAATCCCCCTTCTGCGACTGATCGTTGAGATCCGGCGCCGGATCAACGGCGCCGGACCGGGGCTCTGCTGACCACTCCTCAAGTCTCCCACCGGGCACTGACAATCCATCCGAGCGCGAGGGCGCGGCCTATGAGCGCACACGCGCGGGGATACGTAAGCTGTGGCACGTCAGACCGATGACCGCGCAGCGGGGTGGGACCTCCCACCGAGGTAGGGGACGGACGATGGCGATGATGCGGCTCCGGCGCGAGGACCCGCGTACCGTCGGCTCGTTCAGGCTGCACCGGCGGCTCGGAGCGGGCGGCATGGGCGTCGTCTACCTGGGCTCCGACCGGCGCGGGCAGCGGGTGGCGCTGAAGGTCATCCGGCCGGACCTCGCGGAGGACCAGGAGTTCCGTTCGCGGTTCGCCCGGGAGGTGTCGGCGGCGCGGCGGATCCGCGGCGGCTGCACCGCACGGCTGGTGGCCGCGGACCTGGAGGCGGACCGTCCGTGGTTCGCGACCCAGTACGTTCCCGGCCCCTCACTGCACGACAAGGTGGTCGAGGAGGGCCCCCTGCGGGCCTCCGACACGGCAGCGATCGGCGCGGCGCTCTCCGAGGGCCTGGTCGCGGTCCACGAGGCCGGGGTGGTGCACCGGGACCTGAAGCCGTCGAACATCCTGCTCTCCCCCAAGGGCCCCCGCATCATCGACTTCGGCATCGCCTGGGCTACCGGCGCGAGCACCCTCACCCACGTGGGGACCGCGGTCGGCTCGCCCGGCTTCCTCGCCCCCGAGCAGGTGCGCGGCGCGGCGGTCACCCCGGCGACGGACGTCTTCGCGCTCGGCGCGACCCTGGCGTACGCGGCGATGGGCGACTCGCCGTTCGGGCACGGCAGTTCCGAGGTCATGCTCTACCGGGTGGTGCACGAGGAGCCGCAGCTGCACGGGGTGCACGACGCGCTCGCGCCGCTGGTGGCCGCGTGCCTGGCGAAGGACCCCGAGGAGCGGCCGAGCACGCTCCAGCTGTCCATGCGGCTGAAGGAGATCGCCGCCCGGGAGGCGCAGGGGCTGCACGACCCCCGTCCCCCGGCGCAGCGGGACCGTGAGCGGGCGGAGCTGAGCCGGCCGACGGCCCGTTACACGGAGCGCTCCGAGCGCACCGAGCCCGCGGAGCGGCGCACGGGCGGGTCCTCGGGGCCCCGGCCCCAGTCCCCCGCGCGCACCGGCGGCGGGTCCCGGCCGCAGCAGCCGCGTGCCACCGGGCCCACGAACGGGCGCCGGGGCGGCACCCGGCCGGGTACGAGGCCGGGCCCGGCCTCCTCGACGGGCCGCCGGCCCGCCAATCCGCGTCTGCTGAGGCAGCGGATCGTGGTCTTCTTCGTGGTGACGCTGATCGTGGCGCTGGGGATCGCGGCCGCGCAGAAGCTGTAGAGCCGACCGGCGCGGGGGTCCCAGGGCGCCGGCGCGCGGCAGGACGGGGTGGGTCCCCGTGGGCCGGGTCCGGCGGACCGGCCGGGGTGGGCCGGCTCCGGGCGGGTCAGCCCGCGGGCCGTCCGGTGGCCACGGCGTAGAAGGCGACGGCCGCGGCGGCTCCGACGTTCAGCGAGTCGACGCCGTGGGCCATCGGGATGCGGACCAGGTCGTCGGCCGCGGCCATGGCCCGGGAGGACAGGCCGTCGCCCTCGGCGCCCAGCATGAGCGCCACCTTGTCCAGACGGTGCGGGGCGATCTCGTCGAGCGGGACGGCCCGCTCGTCGGGAGTGAGGGCGAGCAGCCGGCAGCCGGCGTCCCGGACGGCGCCGAGCCCCTGCGGCCAGGCGCCGAGCCGCGCGTAGGGAACGGAGAACACGGCCCCCATGGAGACCTTCACCGACCGGCGGTACAGCGGGTCGGCGCAGTCCGGCGAGAGCAGGACGGCGTCCATGCCGAGCGCGGCCGCGCTGCGGAAGATCGCGCCGATGTTGGTGTGGTCGTTGACCGCCTCCATCACGGCCACCCGGCGGGCCGTGCGCAGCAGGTCCGCCGGGTCCGGGAGGGGCTTGCGCTGCATGGACGCCAGCGCGCCCCGGTGCACGTGGTAGCCGGTGACGCGCTCGGCGAGGGCCGGCTCGACGACGTGGACCGGGGCTTCGGCGGCGTCGATGACGTCGCGCATGGCGTCGGCCCACTTGGGCGTCAGCAGCATGGACCGCATCCGGTAGCCGGCGTCGGAGGCCCGGCGGATCACCTTCTCCCCCTCGGCGATGAACAGGCCCTCGGCGGGCTCGCGCCGGCGCCGCAGTTCGACGTCGGTGAGGCCGGTGTAGTCGGCCAGGCGCGGGTCGTCGGGGTCGTCGAGGGTGATGATCTCGGCCACGGTCTGCTCTCTCGGTGGTGCGGTCCAAGGGGCGGCCGGTGCGGCGGCCGCCCGGGGGGGGGCGGGACGGCCGTTCAGGGAAGGGTCGGCACACCCACGCCGACGACGTCGCCGACGACGATGACGGCCGGGGGCCGCACCTCCTCGGCGCGCACGGTCTCGGCGACGGTCGCCAGGGTGGCGTCCACCCGGCGCTGGGCGGCGGTGGTGCCCTCCTGCACCAGGGCGACCCGGGTGGCGGGGTCCTTGCCGTGGGAGACGAGAGCCGCGGCGATGGCGCCGATCTTGTCCACGCCCATGAGGATCACGAGGGTGCCGCGCAGCCGGGCGAGGGACTGCCAGTCCACCAGGGAGCGCGGGTCGTCGGGCGCCACGTGGCCGCTGACCACGGTGAACTCGTGGGCGACGCCCCGGTGGGTGACGGGGATGCCGGCGGCCGAGGGCACCGAGATCGAGCTGGAGATGCCCGGCACGACCGTGCAGGGGATGCCGGCCTCGGCGAGCGCCTGGGCCTCCTCCATGCCGCGGCCGAAGACGTACGGGTCGCCGCCCTTGAGGCGGACGACGGACCTGCCCGCCTTGGCGTGCTCGACGAGGGCGTTGTTGATCGCCTCCTGGGCCATGAACCGGCCGTAGGGGATCTTGGCCGCGTCGATCACCTCGACGTGCGGCGGCAGTTCGTCCAGCAGGTCGCGCGGTCCGAGCCGGTCGGCGATGACGACGTCCGCCTCGGCGAGCAGCCGACGGCCGCGCACGGTGATCAGGTCGGGGTCGCCGGGGCCGCCGCCGACCAGGGCGACGGACGGGGTCCTGGCGCGGACGTGGGGGGCGGCGATGCTGCCCTCGCGCAGCCCTTCGACGATGGCGTCGCGCACGGCAGCGGAGCGGCGCGGGTCGCGGCCGGTGAGCACGGCCACGGTGACGCCCTCGCTGCGGCCGGTGGCGGGCGTCCACGCGGTGGCGGCCTCGGCGTCGTCGCTGCGGACGCACCAGATCCGGGACCGTTCGGCCTCGGCGGAGGCGCGGGCGTTGGCCTCCGTGTCACCGGTCGCGACGAGGACGTACCAGGACTCCGCGAGGTCGCCCTCCTCGTACCGCCGCCGGGTCCAGCGGATCTCGCCGGCCTCGGCCATGGCCTCGACGGACGGTGTCGCCGACGGGGAGACGAGTACGACGTCGGCACCCGCGGCGACCAGGGCGGGCAGACGGCGCTGGGCGACCTGGCCGCCGCCGATGACGACGACGCGCCGGCCGGACAGGCGCAGGCCGACGGGGTACGCGGGGTGCTCGGCGGGCTCGGGCATGGCGGTGCGGCTCCTCGTGCGGGTGGTGCGTGAGCGGGGCCGCTGCGGCGGTGGAGCGGCTGATGGGGACGCCAGGGCCGTAGGGGCCGGCCTGGTCACCAGGGTACGGTCCGCCGTCGGCGGCGCCTCGCCCGGCAAGGCGCCGTCCGGCCCGGCGGGGCCGGACGGCGCCCGGGGCTACTTCTCCGTGACGCCGGCCGAGTCGAACGTCGCCACCTCGTGCATGGCGCGGGCCGCGCTCTGCACGATCGGGAGCGCCAGCAGGGCGCCCGTGCCCTCGCCGAGGCGCAGGTCGAGGTCGACCAGCGGGCGGAGCCCGAGCTTGCCGAGGGCGGCCACATGGCCGGGCTCGGCGCTGCGGTGACCCGCGATGCACGCGGCCAGCGCCTCGGGGGCGATGGCGCGGGCGACGAGCGCGGCGGCCCCGGTGCTGACGCCGTCGAGGATCACGGGGGTGCGCAGCGAGGCGCCGCCGAGGATCAGGCCGACCAGCGCGCAGTGCTCCAGGCCGCCGACCGCCGCGAGGACTCCGACGGGGTCGGCGGGGTCGGGGCGGTGCAGTTCGAGGGCGCGGCGCACCACGTCGACCTTGCGGGCGTGCATCGCGTCGTTGATGCCGGTGCCCCGGCCGGTGATCTCCGCCGGGTCCGCGCCGGTGTAGACGGAGATCAGGGCGGCGGACGCGGTGGTGTTGGCGATGCCCATCTCGCCGGTGAGCAGCGCCTTGTTCCCGGCGGCCACCAGGTCGCGGGCGGTCTCGATGCCGACCTCGATCGCGGCGCACACCTCGTCGCGGCTGAGCGCGGGGCCGGTGGTGAAGTCGGCCGTGCCGGCGCGGACCTTGCGGGGCAGCAGACCGGGCGTGGCGGGCAGGTCGGCGGCAACGCCGACGTCGATGACGCAGACCTCGGCGCCGACCTGGCCGGCGAAGGCGTTGCAGACCGCTCCCCCGCCGAGGAAGTTGGCGACCATCTGGCCGGTGACCTCCTGGGGCCAGGCGGTGACGCCCTGGGCGTGCACCCCGTGGTCCCCCGCGAAGATCGCGACGGCGGCGGGCTCCGGGACCGGCGGCGGGCACATCCGGGACAGGCCGCTGAGCTGTGCGGAGATGATCTCCAGCATGCCGAGCGCGCCGGACGGCTTGGTCATCCGCTTCTGGCGCTCCCACGCCTCGCCGAGCGCCTTGGCGTCCAGGGGGCGGATGCCGGCGACCGTCTCCTGGAGCAGGTCGTGCGGCTCCTCGCCGGGCAGGGCACGGCGGCCGTACGTCTCCTCGTGGACGACCCAGGAGAGCGGGCGGCGCTTGGACCAGCCGGCCTGCAGCAGCTCCGGCTCCTCCGGGAACTCGTCGACGTAGCCGACGCAGAGGTACGCCACCACTTCGAGGTGGTCGGGCAGGCCGAGGGTGCGGACCATCTCGCGCTCGTCGAAGAAGGAGACCCAGCCGACCCCGAGGCCCTCGGCACGGGCGGCGAGCCAGAGGTTCTCCACGGCGAGCGCCGAGGAGTAGGGCGCCATCTGCGGCTGGGTGTGCCGGCCGAGGGTGTGGCGGCCGCCGCGGGTGGGGTCGGCGGTGACGACGATGTTGACCGGGGTGTCGAGTATGGCCTCGATCTTCAGTTCCTTGAACTGCTTGGCCCGGCCCTTGGGCAGCGACTTGGCGTACGCCTCGCGCTGGCGCTGGGCGAGTTCGTGCATCGTGCGGCGGGTCTCCGCCGAGCGGATGACGACGAAGTCCCACGGCTGCGAGTGGCCCACGCTGGGCGCGGTGTGCGCGGCCTCCAGGACGCGCAGCAGCACCTCGTGCGGGATCGGGTCGCTGCGGAAGCCGTTGCGGATGTCGCGGCGTTCGCGCATGACGCGCAGCACGGCCTCGCGCTCGGCGTCGTCGTAGCCGGGGGCGGGCGGACCGGCGGGCTCGGCCGCCTCCTCTGCCTCCGGCAGGGCGGGGGCGGCGGCCTCCGGCTGGGCGGGGGCGGCGTCGGCGGCGGGCTCCGGCTGCGGGGCGGGCGCGGCAGCGGCGGCCTGCGGCTCGGCGGGGGGCTCGGCGGCAGCCTGCGGCTCGGCGGCCACGGGAGCGGAGTGCGCGGGGGCGG
It encodes the following:
- a CDS encoding arylamine N-acetyltransferase family protein, with product MSVDTAFDPDRYLARIGLGGDRAPDTAALREVCNAHIHAIPFENLDPLRGSVPSLAPSDVVAKLVDSPRGGYCYEHNTLLSLALRALGFRVTPLMARVVLGAAAPESRPRTHMTLLVEVAGEEHPWLADAGFGAAGSLLEAVPLVTGAEFRSGPRTHRFVHAPHDGPLALWVLQARTGTGDAAEWADQYAFTVEPFAAPDFEVANWHVATNPRSPFSRRLHAQCTRPGVHRALDDRRYTETRADGGVTERLIGTEEEARALLAEEFGIVAPEDMKLLS
- a CDS encoding DsbA family protein, with the translated sequence MNDSSPRPVVVDVWCELQCPDCRTALDDVRALRERYGDRLDLRLRHFPLEKHKHAFAAAQAAEEAAGQGRGWEYTEAVLARVEDLAARGEQVLVETAGELGLDAEEFDTALIDGRHILAVDADQAEGKAIGVTGTPTYVVDGQRLDGGKSQEGLRGRIEEIVDRLLADPS
- a CDS encoding GNAT family N-acetyltransferase; amino-acid sequence: MTTTLRPTGPIRRDGQGARARTFDVCVNGRRVGAVELESSLAGGRPAGHIRSLGVDEPDRGRGRGTVAALAAEEVLRDWGCTEVRAAVPDGADRVLGWAAALGYTERGRNMLKETAEPPPPPPGVVARPMDDAEFTAWRVHAVRHFAQDWIDRGVPEDEAVLRSEEVHERLLPDGAATEGVRIHVLLAGGTPVGHVWVARHEVRPGEQGAYVFDVEVAEPHRGQGHGRALMQHAERIAHADGLPLIGLHVFAGNTTALGLYESLGYRTTFRNVAKRLL
- a CDS encoding aminotransferase class IV, giving the protein MKLWVNGGLKDAEEARVSVLDHGITVGDGIFETVKAAHGQPFALTRHLDRLSRSAAGLGLPAPDHDEIRRASAAVLAANPMALGRLRITYTGGLSPLGSDRGTDGPTLVVALGETSRRPDTTAVITVPWTRNERGALAGLKTTSYAENVVALARAHDHGASEALFANTVGRLCEGTGSNVFVVLDGELHTPPVSSGCLAGITRALTVEWTGAKETDLPMDALERAEEVFLTSTLRDVQAVVRVDGRPLPAEPGPVTAKAMRVFAERAAADADPR
- a CDS encoding chorismate-binding protein, producing the protein MHDLAPLARFGSLVATDLRDVTSDPAALDSAGFWAVSADFEGRLTCARFGDVRTEAVPAPVPGRWRGPAAEEWTSSLDRAAYTAGVRRIREHIAAGEVYQANLCRVLSAPLTGPGEHDVDELTALLARGNPAPYAGTIRLPAHGVEIATASPELFLRRDGAAVESGPIKGTGRTAADLLEKDHAENVMIVDLVRNDLGRVCATGTVTVPSLCDVEPHPGLVHLVSTVRGELAPGAGWSQLLAAAFPPGSVTGAPKSSALRIIDALETSPRGPYCGGIGWVDADCGTGELAVGIRTFWIDRAATGGPLLRFGTGAGITWGSDPEREWAETELKAARLLAVASGAYEASGRTAG
- a CDS encoding zf-TFIIB domain-containing protein, which translates into the protein MQCPKCHAAMHTYNRNGVQIEQCSGCRGIFLDYGELESLTRLESQWAQQAPPPQAYPAAPAPAAPAWGAQHHGGHHGHHGSHGHHQRGFGRMLFSS
- a CDS encoding aminoglycoside phosphotransferase family protein; the protein is MTAPLVRHLTEVAEAAAHSSRPNCPACGQGAVTLADRPDGTVVRHGDAVAKAHATGTDPGAHAVRIAVAAHPALDGVLLPPLPLPAAATAGSRPFSAWPYGLPVDPRDPDAAPWEQTAVLLARLHRVDARVLPGPLPPMRGPLKAAAAVARMEGSVPGHPAAAGVRRAWRGLPGWARGEADARRHRILCHGDLHLGQLVRHPVPGGPWLLIDVDDLGLGDPAWDLARPAAWFAAGILPPAIWRRFLGAYAAAGGPAVPDTDDPWPQLEVPARALTVQTAALALAKSAAEGRQPDDVEQAVIDACTRIGTLSPELERDVPS
- a CDS encoding serine/threonine-protein kinase codes for the protein MAMMRLRREDPRTVGSFRLHRRLGAGGMGVVYLGSDRRGQRVALKVIRPDLAEDQEFRSRFAREVSAARRIRGGCTARLVAADLEADRPWFATQYVPGPSLHDKVVEEGPLRASDTAAIGAALSEGLVAVHEAGVVHRDLKPSNILLSPKGPRIIDFGIAWATGASTLTHVGTAVGSPGFLAPEQVRGAAVTPATDVFALGATLAYAAMGDSPFGHGSSEVMLYRVVHEEPQLHGVHDALAPLVAACLAKDPEERPSTLQLSMRLKEIAAREAQGLHDPRPPAQRDRERAELSRPTARYTERSERTEPAERRTGGSSGPRPQSPARTGGGSRPQQPRATGPTNGRRGGTRPGTRPGPASSTGRRPANPRLLRQRIVVFFVVTLIVALGIAAAQKL